A part of Haemorhous mexicanus isolate bHaeMex1 chromosome 25, bHaeMex1.pri, whole genome shotgun sequence genomic DNA contains:
- the TFEB gene encoding transcription factor EB, with product MASRIGLRMELMKQQAQQEAERERVQQQMMMSYMQQQRMPVASSPAINTPVHFQSPPPVPGEVLKVQSYLENPTTYHLQKSRDKKVQAYLSETYGNKFAAHVSPASHSPKPPPAASPGIRPGHVLSSSAGNSAPNSPMAMLNIGSNPEREFDEVIDDIMRLDDVLGYMNPEVHMPNTLPMSSSHMNVYSGDPQVTASLVGVTSSSCPAELTQKRELTDAESRALAKERQKKDNHNLIERRRRFNINDRIKELGMLIPKANDLDVRWNKGTILKASVDYIKRMQKDLQRSRDLENHSRRLEMANKQLLLRIQELEMQARVHGLPTSSPSGVNVAELAQQVVKQEASGDEGTLEPLLPPPEPESQPQPALPVPPQSPYHQLDFTHSLSFDDGSFPDSLEPGHSSSFPSLSKKELDLMLMQDTMLPLASDPLFSAMSPEASKASSRRSSFSMEDADML from the exons atggCGTCGCGCATCGGGCTGCGGATGGAGCTGATGAAGCAGCAGGCGCAGCAGGAAGCCGAGCGGGAGCGGGTGCAGCAGCAGATGATGATGAGCTACATGCAGCAGCAGCGCATGCCCGtggcctccagccctgccatcaaCACCCCCGTCCACTTCCAGTCCCCACCGCCCGTGCCCGGAGAGGTGCTCAAG GTCCAATCCTACCTGGAGAACCCCACCACCTACCACCTGCAGAAGTCTCGGGACAAGAAGGTGCAGGCTTATCTCTCTGAGACCTACGGGAACAAGTTTGCTGCCCACGTCAGCCCCGCCAGCCACTCTCCCAAGCCACCCCCGGCCGCGTCCCCCGGCATCCGGCCCGGCCACGTGCTGTCCTCCTCGGCGGGCAACAGCGCTCCCAACAGCCCCATGGCCATGCTCAACATCGGCTCCAACCCCGAGCGGGAG tttGATGAGGTCATCGATGACATCATGCGCCTGGATGACGTTTTGGGCTACATGAACCCTGAAGTCCACATGCCCAACACG ctgcCCATGTCCAGCAGTCACATGAATGTCTACAGTGGGGACCCTCAGGTGACAGCGTCGCTCGTTGGtgtcaccagcagctcctgccccgccGAGCTCACCCAGAAGAGAGAACTCACAG ATGCTGAGAGCCGAGCCCTGGCCAAGGAGCGCCAGAAGAAAGACAATCACAACCTGA TCGAGAGGAGGCGAAGGTTCAACATCAACGACCGCATcaaggagctgggaatgctgatCCCCAAAGCCAACGACCT GGACGTGCGCTGGAACAAGGGGACAATCCTGAAGGCGTCCGTGGACTACATCAAGAGGATGCAGAAGGACCTGCAGAGGTCCCGGGACCTGGAGAATCACTCGCGGCGCCTGGAGATGGccaacaagcagctgctgctccgcATCCAG gagctggagatgcAGGCACGTGTCCACGGGCTGCCCACCTCCTCGCCCTCGGGCGTCAACGTGGCCGAGCTGGCTCAGCAGGTGGTCAAGCAAGAAGCCAGCGGGGACGAGGGGACCCTGgagccactgctgccacccccagagcccgaatcacagccacagccagcgCTGCCCGTGCCCCCCCAGTCCCCCTACCACCAGCTGGACTTCACCCACAGCCTGAGCTTCGATGATGGCTCCTTCCCAGACAGCCTGGAGCCCGGCCACAGCTCGTCCTTCCCGTCCCTATCCAAgaaggagctggacttgatgctGATGCAGGACACGATGCTGCCCCTGGCCTCTGACCCCTTGTTCTCAGCCATGTCCCCCGAAGCCTCCAAGGCCAGCAGCCGCCGCAGCAGCTTCAGCATGGAGGATGCAGACATGCTGTGA